In the Pelmatolapia mariae isolate MD_Pm_ZW linkage group LG10_11, Pm_UMD_F_2, whole genome shotgun sequence genome, gtgtgtgtgtgtgtgtgtgtgtgtgtgtgtgtgtgtgtgtgtgtgtgtgtgtgtgtgtggagggggggtGTTGTTTTCAAATTTCAGTTTGACGCAAGACGCAAAATTGTTTGTTTATATGCCATATGCTTAAAAGCTCTTGGTAAAAGAATGTTTCATTCACGTTCATCTCTGGTGGGGCTCTGGCAAAACTTTCAGTGAATCATGCCTCTCTAAACTCTTTTATGGTTAAGATTTCAAGTTGTTGCCATTTACAATCTTGTGTGTCATCCATCATTTGTGAGTGAATCACTTCCACTTTCGAGCTTTCCTGTCTCGTAACTAGTTTATTCAAGAAGGTAAAGTGACTACAGACATCCTGAACTGCGTAAATGATGTATTCATTTGATTTCTGTTATCAGTAACACGCGCTAATTTgtaattttcaattttttttgacATATCATAGaatatttgaacatttttacattattattattgttattatcattatgcGTGTTTGGTAATTGGTAAGCTACGTGTAACGAAGCCCTGTCGAAAATATTTGGCTCGTTAGTGTACCTTGTGCAAGGGAAAACAGACGTGTGACAGCGCAAACACagtctctttccctccctctgttCTCATCCTCGGTACCAGTTGTTTTCAACAAGCTTGTGCAGTCACAGCGTGCACAGCTGCTCTCTCCCCGTTTGCGATTTACAAGCGGATTCCTACCTCTGTCTCAGTATTTTAAGAGTGGGAAATTTTGCATTCCCTCGTAAGACCAATCATGCCACACAATTCATAAACTTTTAAAATCGGAGTTGCTGTTTGGATGTACGCCATGCGCCTGCAACCTGCGCGGGCTGGCTTGGACTTTTCTGATCGGATGCTGTGCTGAGAAATGCAGTTGGCGCCGTTGTTCCCATGGCTTATTATCCTTTCCAAATTCGCGGACCCGGTGCCTTGTCCTTATCAGCCTTCCTTTCCAGCGCACAGCCTTCTTTTCCCGCCGCGCCGACTTTTCCGGACGTCGGGTCCTTCTCCAAGTCTCTGTCAGAGCAGGCACCCCCTGACGCGGGGCTGCACGCAGGTCTGGGGTGCCAAAATGAGGCCGTTCAGCAACGTTCCTTGAAGAGACTTGAGCCAGAAGAATGGTTGGACGAGGACCCGAAAGTTACGCTGGAATCAAAGAACTTGTGGAGTGAATTTCACAAAATAGGAACTGAAATGGTTATCACAAAATCAGGAAGGCAAGTGCAATGCGCATTTAAGTAGTCTACTGAGAATTTTGTGTAGTGTCTTTGTCGTTTCAAATGTAGCTTTTTTGTAAATAGCCTGTAAAAGCGCGCATAAATGCTACGTTCACGCTTTAATGGGGAAAAACAGCGAATAATCTAGTTTTGCTGATGATCggaagtttaaaaaatgtcacaAGGGGGGACCTCCATAGACAAATAGAAGCTctatgagaaaaaagagagggaaaaacaaaaataacactgTTAATTATTACATATAcaacaatttctttttttttcttcattaacTATCAGGAGGATGTTTCCCCCTTTCAAAGTGCAAGTAGAAGGGCTGAATGAAACAGCCAAGTACATCTTGCTGATGGACATTGTCGCTGTCGACGACTGTCGCTACAAGTTTCACAACTCCCGCTGGATGGTGGCTGGAAAAGCTGACCCAGAGATGCCAAAGCGCATGTACATCCACCCGGACAGTCCGTCTAAAGGAGAACAATGGATGAGCAAGCCTGTTGCCTTTCATAAACTCAAACTCACCAATAACATGTCCGATAAACATGGGTTTGTAAGTAACACTCACTGAAAAGTTGCTTTTGTTCCTCATTACGCATGGTTATGCTAGGGACTGGGTGCACtgctttaaagcttttattaTGGTTGCAGTTGTTGTAATTAATTACCCAAATACCAGTAATTCCAACTCTATTTTTCTAATTTGCAGACAATTTTGAATTCCATGCACAAGTACCAACCCAGATTTCATATTGTGAAGGCGAATGACATAATGAAGCTTCCTTATAGCACCTTCCGGACTTATGTTTTCCCAGAGACAGAGTTCATCGCTGTCACTGCTTATCAAAATGAAAAGGTAACATCATCCTTTAGCCACTCATACACAAATGACAAATATCCACATGGATTATACAGTGTGTACTACTGTTGTGCCTGTTTGTCACTGCACAATGAACTGTGGATTGATTAATCTGCAGACCTTTCCTTCTTTTCCATCAAGATTACACAACTAAAAATTGACAACAATCCCTTTGCCAAAGGATTCAGAGATACAGGAAATGGGAGACGTGAAAAGAGGTATACATTTTGAAAGCAGAATACATCTTTAGGCCATATGTGCATGGTCTCATGAAATCTCGATTTGTGATCCCCAGaaataaacagttaaacatTTCTTCACTGAATGGGAACCAAAGCAAAGCAGACCAGGACTTTGCTGATTCTGATGATTCCTATGAGCAGCCCAGTACCAGTGAGCCTTTTTATTCCCCACAACTAATGAGCAGCCCTCTGATGTCCACATCAACTTGTCAAGGTGGGTTCATTTAGAGTTCATTATGTTATTAGGCAGCCACTGTTGACCTGTGTTCATGAAGTGATAATCTAACTTAAAATCTACTGCATAGTCACTACACCGAAACAGCttgcatatatttttcttttgtttttagtaTGTGTTTCCTTTTAAAGTAAACATGACATATTCTCAAGCCAATAATTGTTGTTTGTAGTTTTGGgatctgcttttgtttttactttaaaaaaaatatttatttgatgCAAAATTAACAAAgcattttaaactgtgttttaaaaGCACATGGGTTAATAATATGATGGCTCATTCAATTTGACTGCAAAGTATTCCATGACACAGTGTCTGAAGTGTTTTCTTCAGGGTTCAAAATGTTTGTTCTCTTTcagaagtgtttgtttttttcctcacagacGAGACCAACGTTGTCAGTGATTCAGACGTTGATCCACTAGATGACTGCAACGCTGAAGGCAGCTGCTCCAGGAGAGAACACACATTGGGTTTAAGTCTGAGAAGCGAAGAGATACTGTGGAACAAGTGTTATCTCAGAAAGAACAATCAGGATGCAACAAAAGCAAGAACATCAAGCAGCGCTTCACGTGATAGACATTCTATAGGTACGGGTTTAGAAGAGCAAATGAGTGAAATCAAAGATGGGGTCGTGCCTATGATGTTACAGTCATGGAGCGCATCATCCTTCAGTGCTGGTCAGCAACCCACTTTGGATTTCTCAAGTGCACACAGCCAATTCTCTAGTAGGCTTGGGACACCTTTGTCATTTCAATCTGGACAGCTATCAATGAAGCCAGAGTTTTTTTCCAATATGGGTATGGAGAATACGTTTCCCACTTCATCTGGTATAAATGGATTAAGAAATGGAAGCCTGTTTTCTGAAAGCATCACCTCTTCAGCTCCGTTCAAACGTCAACTGTCACAGCAAATGCTGGCATCTCAGGTACGCTTCCCCAGTATTAAGTTATTGAATATATTTTCATCCATTCATTTAAGAGGCATTGTAAGTGCTGTATACAGCAGTAACAGTTACTTAACTTCAATAGCATCTTTAAAGTCTTTGAGTACTAACAAAGGACTTCACACTGGGCAGCTGCAGAATTTTCACAGTTAAAGAAACTCTCAGCGAGTAAAGCTGAAATAAGTTATATGTTTTGTGCCAATATGTTTCATAGCAAGCTCTGTTTGTAATTTGGAGAACATACTTTTAGATCTTACTTTATGTTTTGTCCTACTGTTTGTGCAATCCTACAAGTCTTCAtgttataattttaaaaaaaaaagctgaggaACCAAAGGTTCTTTGTAAACCGATTTTCcactaaaaaacagaaaaaccttTGATCACTACTTGGTGTATTATGTgttgaaacaaaatataaaagcatTAAATGAATATATACAATATGAAAAGCAATGAATGTCTAGTTTTTCATTAAACAACTactaaataaagtaaaacaattGTTGGAATGTATTACTTGAGTAGTGGTACTTCATTATAAGCCTTTGTGAATTCTGTATGAATGGCTTAGAGATCTTTATAGTGTGCAGGTCATTTTCAGTGTAAAGTAAAGCATAGGTGTCAATCCTCTTGTTGTTTAATGGGACTGGATTGATTACCCTTACTGACTTCCTTTCCTAATGCCTTGGATTTCCTCCATAATATGagttaaagacaaagcaaatcACATCTACATGAAATTGATGTATTCCGTTGCTGGTTAgtaatgtttaattttacaGAGCTGTTTATATAAAGGAAGATGACAAGATCTGTACTACAAATCTTAACAactctactttttaatgcaggGGATTTCACCATCACCCTATGGAGGACTTTTCTCATATCCATACCGCTACATGGCAGCACCAGGTTCAGTCACACCAGGCCTTTCATTCTGCACTGCAACCTCGTCGCACTCCAGAAACCAGCATTACAGCAACTCTCGGCCATGGGTGCGATTCAGCCCTTATCAGATTCCCACATCGATCACCTCAAGCCAAAATCTGCTAACATCCAGACTGCCTGGTAGATCATATTTACAGTCTGAGCGAGAATCAACTCTGGTGTTTGACAATAACAGCTATCTAGTCATAAGACCTAATAAACCAAATCCTCCATAATAGACTATTCTACAAGTGAAGTCACATATGacaatcatttaaaatgttttggcaGAAAGTCTATATTTTTGCTTCTCTTTAAATTGATCATATTATCATAAACTTAATAAAGACAGACTTGGTGGCCAGTATATTATACTAGCCTTGGATATGCatgtttaatttaataattaaaataaatattgtactAGATTCTACTAAAAGCTACTCAATGGAATTCCCAGAACATGTGCTATGCAAAAGTCGGTGCCCGGGGTGGAATTCTTTAGAGGATGATATGATGTAATGTgctttaaacataaataaaaacactatttttactgctttattctatgtaaatgtgtaaatagTTTTtctcttgcatttttttttcacaagaaAGTGACTAAATGAAGCCTTTTTTCagaatgttttatattttaacaattAAATATGCCAATGATAAATGAGAAAAGTGTTAGTTACAGTGACTATTTGACATGTTTCACACTTTCACATTCTGATATACCAAAAATGTGCAGTGAGCTTGAAAAAACTCAGGACTTTTTGTTTATCTTCTTTTAAACCAGCACTTAAGAAATCTCCAGGAGATGTGATGTTGTGTATGAAATTATGCAAGTatattgtgtgttgtgtgtgtgttttcacaaTTTACATAAAGATGTTGTTCTAATCTGTAATATTTGACTGAATTATTTAACGTTAATTTTGcttattctgtttgtttgtttgtttgtttttgggcgGGGTCATCTTTTGGTGAGTTGTTGAGCATTGCAACCCTACATTTCGTAAAAATAAACCaacaacaaacaagcaaacaaaaaaaaaaaaaaacttttggaTGTGGTGCTGTCTATTACTGTTCTTAAATGCCAGGATATTTAATATTGATTTAAGAAGGGATTTTTCccttatttttttctctaatggtgatcagttttatttatgtagttactttattttttaaaaaagctttacattttatttctgtaCTTCTGTTTTCTATTTCAGAAAAGGTCAGCCTATGTGGCTGCTCCTTATGACCCATTCTTCTTTGTACTGATTTCTAGGCAACTGTGGCCTTGGTTGCCCTTTAGACCTTATAGAACATTTTTGTCATCTTCTAATTTAAGTCACAGTCAAATGCATTAGAAGAAAAGGGGAGCTCTTGAACTTATGGTCTTAATTCTAAACAAATTCTTGTGGCAACACATCTTGGCACTTTTGCTCCCCTCATCCAACACCCACACCCTTCCAGGAACAAACACTGGCAAGACAAGAGACAGATTTTAAATTGGACCGTTAGCTGCAGTGCCCTCATTTTACTGCCTGCATATTTTACATCTGTCCGCACACAGCATTACAATAGTCATAAAGCATTTGCAAATTTATAATGGATAAAGGATAAAGGTCTATGGCATATGTTAGCTCAaccatgtgaaaaaaaaattagctgGACAGTGACACTATTTGTAAAGTGACAGTGGTTCACATAAAGTTGAACCACTGTCACTTGGTGACAGTAAAGTTGGCGTTTAATGACAGGGACAAATTTGAAGACACTAAATCATACTGGGAGAGTGTAAAAAAGGTCATATCAGTGTAGGACACACCTATTTGCATGTATACAAACAAATGTTGATAGCTGACTGTGTATTCAAACAAGATGATTCACACTGTTTTTACTCTGAGGTTtgctggggcacactgacaaaTGGCAAAATAAATGTTGTCACTAGTTGTCTTGAGACTTAAAAAAGGAATACTTAAGTCTTCTTAATACATTTGTGTGTTAGTGAATGTTTAgagcttctttttcttctgcaaaCCTAAGTTATTAAAgcatagaaagaaaaaagaaaggttttttttaaatcctaaaTCTCTTTTGTGATTGCGATAGTGTCAATATTTAGTCCTGTCACTTGCATGTTTAGTATTACACTAATTAATTCTACTAATACTTAAAAGAATAATTTTGGTTATGTTAAAATAGACCAACAGTGCACTGAAATATCAAGTTTCTGGAGGCATATGCTAACCTACTCTGAACACTGGGAGGGAAGCATCTATTTCACACTTCACAGTGTGCAGAATATTAGCTAAAAGACTTAACTTACAAATACTTCAGTTTTTCAACATCACTGTGTCAAGAGAAGGCAATGCAGGCTCTGTGATTGGATTTTTAAATCAATCCTTATCATCACTATGAGCTAAGATAAAAATGTTAACACAGATGGCTTAAATAGATGAGATCCCCTTGATGCAGTCATTCACTTAACATGGAAACAATTTAAAAGCTTTTGTTAATGTAAATTAAGCTTTTGGCATGTATCTTTATGTTAAAGTCAAGAAACAGAAAGGCAAACGTTGCTTCTGCTGAAATCCCATAAATTCAGAACCACTTTGAGTGGTGAATGGTGGCTGCACATTAAGGCCTCTGAAGCCACCTAGTGGATCTAAGGTGCAACAATAATATATTTACACTTTTGATGTAAACTGGTAATCGAGGTTATTTCACTAAGGTTAACTGTCATAGTTTATCACAGgtatcctgttttattttaacaactGGGTTAAAGTGGTGTAGACTCTAACTAAAAGATGTACATTTAATGAACCAAATCTTGTTTTGAATGAGCTGGTATTTAATTCAACACTGGTATATtctaatttgatttcattctcTTTCAGTCTTTTAGGGCTTAGTTTTAGGACTCTTAACCTGACGACCTGCATTTACACTTTCATATCATCAGAAACCTCAGCAAGCTGTTACTGTCTACACATGAATAGACAAGGTTTAAGCGTTTTTACGTGGTTATCCATCTGTCCTACACGAGTacggtaaaaataaataaataaaaaaaatcaatgtttaaTTCGTCACATTAAGTATGAACATTACTTTGAATAATTGTCTTTGTAAAACAGTTTCACACAGAGAATATTTGAATTCAAGTCTCTTTATTTAAATACGATCAATCCTAATTGCTTCTCATTTGTGATTAGAAGTGGGATTTCGCCGGAACCAGTTTGAATGCAGACAGGCCAGTTTCTCAGCTTTCAAACGACACAGCTAACGTGAGCCAAACGGGATATGAAATAAGTCTTCCGTTGACTACATCGTCTGCAGTCTATACACTCCACTTGCCTGCACTGAAGTGATTAATAAACATCTTTAATATACTGCACATTGGAcgcatttttttcttaatttttgacATTCCCAGTTTGCATACGTAGTCCTCAAACTACCCGTCGTGAAAGAAGTGTACAACAGACTTGTTAAATGTAGTCTGATCTTAGCGGGCTCACAGCATGCTTCAGCTGCACGCAGTCTACTCAACACGACGAAGACCTGCAACCGTGAAACTGTGTGCTCATCACAGATTCCGCACACCGAATGCTCAGTTCTGCTACATATATGTAGCTGTGTACATTGACAGCACATGCTCAAGCACCACCTCTTCCGGGTGTCTCCCGGCCCTCTACTGCCTTAAACACGCCCACACAGATTAACTGCAATTTGATTGGAGCTTTGCGAGCGAAATCAGCATAGATCTAGCTAAACTAGACAGAAAGGATTCCGCGCTAACGTGTAGTTTACTGATATTTGATTACTAAGACCTTATTATATTGACTggatagaagaaaaaacaaaagcaaaaaaaaaacattatttcttttcttttttttctgcttttggaatgttcatatatatttttaatcataagaattcagcagatatattatCGACCTTGGATGGATGTTACAAAAACACTAGCGTTTCGTTTGATTTCAGCTGGTGTAGCAGCTGTGGTTATCTTGACTCCAccgttttctttctttttttaatttacagttaATTACAAGTTGTACATAACGTCTAACATACAatatcttttctgttttttacgtCATTCCCTTATAAGCGGAATAATAGATAGACAGCCTGAACACCTAATGCTGAAGTCGTTAATATACCGGCTTGGGTGTGATGTCTTTACTATCTAAACTAGTTCTATAGCGGAAGCTGCTGTCAGAGGTCAATGCCCAGGAGTAACCTGCCTGCGCATCATCACATCACCCCACTCTCTGCTGTTTAAGCATCTGATGGTGATGTGTGACCTCATCATGATGTGACGTTTTCATCATCACTCGAAAGAGAGATGTCTGGCAGATACAATTAATTTATCGATCTTTttaattcaacttttttttcagGATTACGTGTCGGTTTATCTCCACCGGTGAGTCGCTAGCATACCTGCAAGTGTTTATCTCTTATTACTTCGCGTCTGCACCCAGGTTTTCACCCACACTGCAGTACAGTACACCGGTAGCCAGTACAGTACAGTCCGTACTATTGTATTAGTGCCGTTACTGTGGAATTATAATTGTATTAGCGCCTGCCGGTAAGCTAGCGTTATTAGCACCTGCGCCTCAGCTTATCTGGGGTTGCTGGGTAAAGAAGCTAGCCTTCACCGGACAGGTAACCTTAACTAGTCGACTCAGCCttaattcttgttttttccccctatttttctttttctagaaGGCGGTTCCAGAGCTAAAGTTATGTCATTAAATAATGTTCATTGCGGAAAACAGAAATATGGGTCTATTAACAAGCT is a window encoding:
- the LOC134637440 gene encoding T-box transcription factor TBX3-like; translated protein: MAYYPFQIRGPGALSLSAFLSSAQPSFPAAPTFPDVGSFSKSLSEQAPPDAGLHAGLGCQNEAVQQRSLKRLEPEEWLDEDPKVTLESKNLWSEFHKIGTEMVITKSGRRMFPPFKVQVEGLNETAKYILLMDIVAVDDCRYKFHNSRWMVAGKADPEMPKRMYIHPDSPSKGEQWMSKPVAFHKLKLTNNMSDKHGFTILNSMHKYQPRFHIVKANDIMKLPYSTFRTYVFPETEFIAVTAYQNEKITQLKIDNNPFAKGFRDTGNGRREKRNKQLNISSLNGNQSKADQDFADSDDSYEQPSTSEPFYSPQLMSSPLMSTSTCQDETNVVSDSDVDPLDDCNAEGSCSRREHTLGLSLRSEEILWNKCYLRKNNQDATKARTSSSASRDRHSIGTGLEEQMSEIKDGVVPMMLQSWSASSFSAGQQPTLDFSSAHSQFSSRLGTPLSFQSGQLSMKPEFFSNMGMENTFPTSSGINGLRNGSLFSESITSSAPFKRQLSQQMLASQGISPSPYGGLFSYPYRYMAAPGSVTPGLSFCTATSSHSRNQHYSNSRPWVRFSPYQIPTSITSSQNLLTSRLPGRSYLQSERESTLVFDNNSYLVIRPNKPNPP